The nucleotide window CCTAATCTATTTTAGTCTCATtccctctctttccctttctATATATCATGGTTCCAACATGGAAGAGTGTAATAGATCAGCCAGTTCTGTTTTTAGGCCACCTGAACATCACCAAACAACTACTATACATGCCTTGAACCACCACCAGCAGTCAACAACAACTCCTACCTAAGCTCCACTTTACCGCCACACCTTGCAAACGTGCATGCCAAACTAGCCATGAAGTCAACATGCTCAAGTTTTAGTCTTTTGCTCATATCTATATTGATGCTCAAAGCTTCACCGTGAGACAACCATCAAGCATAAGCCACTCTATTTTGGTATGACCTCTATCTCTTCCTCTCTATTTTACACATGATAGAATGATGATTATGTGGATGTGAATGAATGTTAAGGGATGTGATGTTGTATGTATGTGCATGGTTTATGAACTGAAAATATATAGAAGCTTGATCTTATTAGTTGGAAAGATCATATATAGTTATGAAGAATTTGTTTTTATGCATAACTGTGCAGTGTTTAAGCATTAAAGTCAGGTTGAAATTGTACAATTATGTTTGGTCTTtgattgttatataattgaGTTTAAGGAGATGAAATGAAGTTTGGATGAatgtgtggagtgtggagtgttggGTTGAATGGTATATGCATGGAGAAAGAGGTTTATGCATTGGCTGGGTTGAATTGTGTAGTTGGATTGTATTGTGAAGTTTATAGTGATGTATTGGACACCTTAAGGTAATGCATGGAAACTTACCTTTGAGAAGTAGAAGTGAAATGAAGttggattggattatgcaaGTTATAAAGTGTAGGGCCATGCAGTTGGATGTAATGTGTTGAAAATTTGTGACCTCAATGGCTCCAAAGTCATGTCCTTGAAGTAAAGGAGACATGGAGGATTTACTCAAGAAAATGGTGAGATTAAGGGCAAGTAATGTAGTTACACTTCATGGTTCATCCTTGAGACTAATGTACATATTTTATGctatatttcaattttcaaggTTATGAGCTATAGTTGCAAGGTTGTAGTAATGCGGACCTAAAGGTGTAAGTTTGTGAAGTTTGACGTTATATGTTGGACAGTAGTGGAATGTATCTGCATTGCAGCCATTTGACATTTTGCTTGgtgttatggacgtgtttcactACCACCACTTCACGATTACCTGCAACCAAAGTGTAGATAGCATGGTGGTCTGAGGGAActcctccgatgcctaagttagtaatTTGaggataacaataataataacaacaattcGATCCCTTTACTTACCTGggtttttcctttatatagagTTTCATGAGCTATTTTTGTTCTCTCATGGATAGTGGTTATcctttattcaaattcaaatttagagatgaggaTTCACCTCTtagtaaatttgaataatagtcTCATTTATCTTTTGTCATTGATTAGATAGCTATCCCGTCGATATTGGCTTATCCAGCCGTTATTGGCCATGGGCTGGTTTCCTTTAAGCTGGGCTGGGCTCCTCAGTTATGATATGGGCTTCAGTCTTTGGTAAGGGCCCAGGTGCATCTTAGGGGCTAACCAGTTGGGATGTCCTTTCCACTCGGAAGTTTCCCCACAAACATTCACTCTCACCTTGGATCTAACATAAATGTTAGATTATAATTACCAAGGGTAATTAACTGCCACTTGTGAGCGATAATTTGGTGGATTAAATTGTAATTTTCCCTAAAGCTCTTTTCATGCCACCATTGTAAAAcatgagaaattatatatataagttccaAATATACAAGTCTCGCACAAaccctttataaaaaagtggacccTATAATGGTAAGTATAAAAAACTTATGTTTTCTTAATGGGacccaattttataaaaacattgTACAAGacttatacatttaaaacttgTTTCTAACATTACTAAAATAACATAGGTTTTGCCAAAAGCATGTGGCCTAATTGGCATAACCCCCAGCCTCTAAAATGAAAGTCTGGAGTTTGAAACCCCATcccccaaataaaaaaaaaaaaaaaagtaatataggTTTTGAGGTTTACTTGCAAACCAATGATGTCATTCAATTTCCGTTGAACGTCCAAAGTGCctttacatgtttttttatgatCATATTTCTTCCCTGAATTACCACTGCATGTATCAACAGTAGTTgatttggttatataaaatcaaattatctcatctcatatcatataattattataatttttttaaatttttacacaaaatataataaacaatttaatttttttttaaatcacataacaaaaataatattataataatattttattcaacttttaacagaacatcttatctcatatcatctgaaTTGCATAACCAAATGCGGTTAGAATAGATATAATGTCCAAagtgctttttttgtttttttaattgtgtGCAGCCCATTGAGCAAAGTTTGTCCTTTTTTGTATTTGGCTTAGGGGCGGGGGGCCATTTTTCCACTCAGCTAGGATGGTTGGTCATAATTCTTTGCATTTTAGCCTTTCTATATCAAGTTATCAACCACTCATATATGTCATTAACTTGGGCCCTAcaagaaaatttctttttaggGACCAATAGTTTGttccctaatttttttttctcgagaAAAAGTTGTCTTTTCTTCATCCTGAAAATAtcatctcaaaaataaaattttgagtttctttctgaaataataatttttgggaCGAACCGGCCTGGGGACGATTCTCGATCGAATATACGCCTATATGTTTGGTCTACGATCAAGTGGAACAATGTTACTCAATTAAAtgctataaaattaaaataaaattttataatataatcttataatgtaaaattaatataatataacattttaatcttgaacataaacattaatattaagttattaatttaaacttacttcttatatatatatatacccaaagATGAATACATTTTtggtataatatataaattataatatatattctttttgtgaatatatttttatacatttgatcatatatacttatataaatagtctagaacttatatagactatagttaaattcaatattatactaatatgtgttaattattataaaataatgtatttatactataatataaatagactaatagtttagtatatgtaaacatcatattattactaacataaataattcgtaaaattgaaaaaatcggACCAGACTGGATCGAAACGAGAAAAACTGAAAGTTCAGATTTCAATAGTAAATCGGTTTGGTACtgatttttaaactttcaaaaccGGTGTATATCAATTTAGTtgtaaaaaatgtataaaactaGACCAAATTGGACCGATTAAGCCCCTAATAAAATCTTTTGTATTGCACACAAAACAATGGTTCCAAAAACCATAAAAATCAAAACCTTCAAATCATCTAAGAAAAGAATAAGCTAACGATTCTTAGGGATGGTGGTTCCTCTAATGCACCGTGAGAGCTCCATTTGTTGTCATCTCTTTGAGGGAATTGAGGATATACTACTCATGTTGTTGTTGCAGCAAAAGCATCTCCACATGATTGATGCATTGTGAGAGCTCCATTTGCTGTCATCTCTTTGAGGCAATTGAGGATATAACACTTCTGTTGTTGCAGCAAAAGCATCTCCACATGATTTGCTTGCAACTATGATAATATATAGctctttcaattctttttacTTCAACCTCATTTACTCTATCTCGTGCCATGTTCCCTTTTCTAATTTACCAATTGTACTACTGGATTAAGATGAATTTTCAGTTAGATATGGTTAATTCGAATTACAAGAGCGTGATTCCCACAAGCTCGGAACAATCAAACAACTTTTTGTACAGCTGTTGAACAAGTAATGTACTCTACCTCCATCATGGACAAAGCAATGTTGTTTCTTGCTACACCAAGAAACAGCTCCTACAGTAAGCATAAATGCGTAACTCGTGAACTTACGCTTAAATTTATCACTAACCCAATCAACATAGCTATAACCATTCAATCTCATGTCTCCACCCTGATAGCAAAGAACAAGATATTCTGTCCCCCCGAACGTATCATAAAATCCTCTTAACTAATTGACATTGAACAAGTCTTGGGTTAATCTAATAATGACTAACCAATTCAATTGTAAAACAAATGTCAGGTTGTGTACacaacatggcatatataagaCTTTCAGTACTTCCAATTGCACTTGCACAAGGAATTCTggtaatatctttcttttcctcatcacTCTTGGGACAATAGAATCAATGTATAACCCTTCTCAATTTGAGTGTTTATGGGTATGGAGTTGCGTATATGAAATTGTTTTAGAATCTTCTTAATGTAAGTTTTTTTAGATAAACCAAGAAGTTTCCGAAAcgatcctctatttttttttcaatatatttgcTTTTGGTGGAAGATTAACCAACTCTCAAACTTGGTTTTTCTCCATagaactcatctcatatcttataGCAGCTGACCAATTTATTTGAAGTAGGTGAACTTAGTACTTCGTCATATGAATCAAGCTCATCAAAGTCATACGGAACACACATGAAATATTTCCCTTTAATCTTAAAACGAAAACGAGGAATGGTTCTGCGTTCGCTTCTACATATCTGAGACTCCTGTGAGTCACTTTATAGTAGTACACCTATACTAGAAGGAAAAtcactttcattattttttacgaTTTTAAGATGTGATAATCCTCCACCATCGCCAAAAGATGGTGTAACTTCCTTGAGCACTTGCAACTTCAAAAGCTCAAGATCTTTCTTTGCTTCCCAATATTGGAAAATCATTCTTAGTAAATGTAACATCATGCGATTATATTCCCATCATTCCTTCATTAAGATGTTTACCATACATTATGCAATCATTTTAGCTCTCGGAATATATTAGGAAGGTATGCTTATTTGTTCTAGGACTAAGTTTCTCATATTTATGGGAAGTGGTGTGAACATAACCCGCAAAACCCCAAGGATGCAAATGTTCCAAATTTGATTTTGGACATTCCATAATTCATATGGGGTTTGAGGGAACAAACATAGAAGACACAATTCAAAATTTAGGCAACAACTAAAAGAGCATCCCCAAAAAATGATATTGCTAGGTTAGCTTGTGCCAGAAATTGCCAATTGCCTACATATCCCCTTTTTCTCACATAGTCTCTGAAACTTTTTAGACAAGTACTTACGACCGTGATCAGGTCGTATAGTTTTaagattcttttctttttgattctCAACCTTAACTACAATGCAGTCTAATGCTTTAAAGCAATGGGAGATTAGATAGACATAACTAAAACGTGAGTAGTCATCTGTTAAGGTGAGAAAATAAGAGGCTTTATGGTGTGCCTTCATGTTTATAGGTCCACAAATGTTAGAGTGGATTAGCTCTAAAGGATAATATGCCTTCGAAGTCATGCTAAAACTCTTCTTATTGGCTTTTCTAGCTAAACAAGCCTCACACATAATTAAGCCATTATATTTAGTGAGAGACCGCAATAGGCTTTCTCTAGCTAgtctaatcattttttttttgttttgttttcaccATCGTTTGAagccataaaagaaaatgaaaaatgatctAAAGGCTTGTCTGAGAAGTgaaatgatttcatctcatttcacccCAAAACGTCTAATCTTTTCCTTCCTAAATGtcacttaaacacaaacacttttcaattttaaactttcaaatttttcatttacttaTTACCTAATCACTACAACCTtcccaaattttcaaataaaacataaaaacaataactttttaaagttttaaaccaaagattatatttaaataatattttaaatttataatattttattcaacttttctttatcatttcgcaaaacttaataaaacatcttaattcaagccattttactattattaacaaatcatttcactactattaacagaATGCTCATCTCATTTGATtaccaaacatgccctaaatTCAGTATAAAAGAACCATTTGAAAAGGTCCATGTCCATACAAAGCCTATCCAAATAAAAGTCCAACTAAAGGCCATCatagtaaaaagtaaaactaagtttcaatatataaataactgaaaatagATTACATTGAATACCAGTGCATAAATCACATCATGAAAAAGTAACAAGCGACCTAGATGCATCCAAAGTTGGTAGGTGCCAACTCCAAGTACTTCTTCTCGAATTTCATTACCCAATATAACGTATTGTCTGCTAGCTAATATTCTTCTATAATCTATGAACTCAACTCGATCTCAAGTTACATGTTTGATTACTCTTGTGTCTATAATTCATTTAGGGATTGATTGAGCCAAAAATATGTGaacaaacacaaataataagagagttttttttagtggattatttttttgtctcaGTGCATTCACGAGCAAAGTGTCCCACTTTTCCACAGTTAGgggtaagatgagaattttgtgttttgttttagtgtttaaaatattatgttttagtattattattgtattgagatttgaaaaaattgaattgagatttgaaaaacttgaattgtttattatattttgtatgaagatttgaaaaatgtgtaatgattagatgaaatgagatgataattttgtgtctcatcccccCCCACAAACCTGCCATTAGTATACTTCAATTTGAACTTGTCCTTATCAGCGCGCTTGCCTTTGTGGCACTTTGCAACTTTCCCATTATGTGGCCCAAGACAATTTATCGCTCCAGCAAATCTCCCAAGTTGCTTGTGCTTAGACTTGAGCAACAAGAAAAGTGATATGGTGTGCATCCATGAGCTCTGCCTCTAGTTGTAAGTGGTGAGATATATTAGCAAAAGTTTTAGTATTCTCACTGTGTCAAAACGAGTTTCATTTACCCACATGTTGACTTAGGCAAAGATCGTATAACAACAGTAACTTATAGTTCACCAGTGAGATTATTGCCATCATACTTTAGATCACGAATCAAGGCAGACATCAATCTCAAATGTTTGGTGGTATGTTTAGGGTCCACACGGGTAATTTTCAAACTCCCTAATTCGATCATTGTGCATGCTACTAAGCATGGTAAAGCGCGCGCACCAATATTTCTTTGACTAAGCATGATAGGCTTTCATACGATTATGACGATGTgggaaaatattcatttcctTAGGTGGTATCATAAGGTGTGATAAATTTTCTAGGGTATCTTGTTCATTAGCAGGTATTGGATTTTTCTATGCTATATATCATTGTTGGTCTCATCCATTCGTTTCCTTTAGTAAGGTTAATAACTACGTTCTTAGTAGTCATAATCACTATATTTATTGTGAGAAATTGACATTAAcacatattaatttaattacaaaGTCTAACTAAACCATGGAATTCTTTCCAACATAATGAGGAAAGTTTTGCAAAATGTTAGTGACACTATATAAGTTAAAATACTACATCTAactaattttgaataaaatctatAGAAGAATCTTAAAACTCataattcatgcatatataattcattcatcaagtatgaaaaaattcataattattgCCTTGCACATAGGCTCCACCCGAATCCTCATTGGTAAATTGGTGCATCATGTTaatgtgacttttttttttttttttatttttattttttataagaaaccaAACTTTCATTCATAAAGAAGATTACAGACAATTATTAAGCCAAATGACCTGAGAAATAAAGTCCGGAATACAATCCCACCACATAGcaatatcatccacatttttAGCATATAGCTAAACCATGAGCAGCCCTATTGCCCTCTCTAGGAACATAAACAAAAGAACACTCAACAAAGCAAGAAGAAATAGACTTAATATCTTGATAAAGCAGCCCCAGCAAAGAACCAGCCATGTTATTATGCTCCAGTGCCTCCACCACTAACAAGCAATCAGACTCAACTTGTATTCTTGAGATACCCATGCTGACACACAATTGAAGACCCCGAAGAACAACTATTAGCTCCACAGCTTCTGGTTCCTCAACTTCACTCTCAGCCTTTAACGCAGCCATCAGCACCTTCCCTTTATCGTCCCGCAGAATACACCCAACACCTGATTTGCACAACTCTCCAAACATTGCACCATCAACATTAAGCTTTAGCAGACCTGGTAGAGGAGCTGTCCAGTGAAAATGGTGCTTTGCTTGCACCTGAGACTTCAAATGAAGCTGTACATAATTCATGATTAAACCCAATGCATTATCAGCAACAGTTTTTGGGCTCACCAGCACCTGCTCATGCACCATTTGATTACGTCGATACCAAAGACTCCAAGCAACAGTAAAAAAAAGAGGTAATTTATCCCTATATACCCCCTGACACAAGAGTAAAGCAATCTCACAAATTTTCAGATTATGATCCAAATGCATATCAGGTAATAATTCGTGCCACAAGCACAATAAGCTATCACAAGTAAGCAAAGCATGATTGAGATCTTCACACATAAAACCACAAAAGTTGCAACAAGGATCTATTTGCACATGTCGCCGTACTTATTCTGTTTTGATGGAAGGCCATCTTTACAAGCGCGCCAAgcaaatattttaatctaatttggaATTGGCATCCTCCATAGTTGCTTCCATAACACATGCATAGAATTTGCTGATGAAGTCTCAGCAACAAGAGAACCCATGCTGGACTTAATAAACCTGTAGCAACTTTTAACACTAAACTCCCCAGACCTCTCATGAGCCCAAATACGTTTATCAACATTAACACTTCAACAAACAACAATCTTGAGAATATCAGACaccacatttggattgaagagagatctaaGTTTGTGGACATTCCAATTTCCTGCATCTACATCCATCAGAGAAGCCACCACATCCTCTTGAACTTCCAATGAACCATGAGAAATTTCAGAACATAAAGCCCCATGACCAGGAacccactgatcagaccaaacTTTAACAGTTCTCCCATCACCAACACGCCATCTACTCCCTCTAAGGACCCACTTCTTAGCTTCCCAAATACCCCTCCAAGTAAACGAAGGAGAGTGGCCCAGACCAGCTTGTGCAAAAGCTGAATTAGGAAAATATCGAGCCTTGAATAATCTAAAAAGTAAGGATCCCTCAGTCTGCTACAACCGCCACCCCTGCTTAGCCAAAAGAGCTAAGTTGAAAGTCCTCAAGTCCTTAAAACCCAAGCCTCCACCTGCCTTAGGCTCTCACATTTTTGCCCAACTCAACCAATGGATCTTCCTTTCCACCCCTTTttgaccccaccagaattttGCCATTAATCCCTCCAAATCAGAACACATAGTAGAAGGCAATAAAAAACAACTCATTGCATACATAGGAATCGATTGTGCCACAGCTTTCAAGAGAATTTCCTTCCCCCCTATTGAAAGTAACTGTTCCTTCCAACTTTGGAGTTTTTGCCACACACGTTTAATAGAAATAAATGTCCAATGCCTTGATCTGCCCACCATAGGTGGAAGACCTAAGTACTTTTCATACTGCTGGATCTCACTATTACCCCACAATTGCTTTAAAACAGCTTGGACCTCTCGACGGACATTATTACTAAACACCATGGCTGTTTTCTCCTTATTAATTTTCTGACCTGAGAcagattcaaaaaaatataaaacagccTGCACTCGTCTATTTTCCGCAATATCAGCCttacaaaaaataacacaatcATCGGCAAACATCAAATGATTAATGGATGGAGCACCCCGGCAAATTCTCAACCCCGAAATCCCTCCCCTCAACCTTTCTTTCGACAATAAAGAGATCAAACCTTCAGAACAAAgcatgaataaataaggggacaaGGGGTCTCCTTGCCGCAGGCCCCTAGAAGGATAAATAGGTCCTTTAGGCTTGCCATCAATCAAGACAGAGAACGAAACTGAATGAACACAAACCATGATTAGAGAAACAATATGGGGAGCAAACACCATCACTTCCATAACTGATTGAAGAAAGCCCCACTCCACtctatcataggccttgctcatatctaatTTGATAGACATGAACCCCTTATTGCCTCTAGTTTTCCTCTTTAAGAAATGTACCAGTTCATATGCAATCAAAACATTATCTATGATTAGACGCCCCGGAACAAAGGCACTCTGACTCTCATCAATAACAGAGGGCATAACAACTTTCAAACGATTTGCTAACACCTTAGCAATGATCTTATAGGCCACATTACAAAGGCTAATGGGTCTATAGTCACTAACTTTTGATGGAGACTGTTTTTTCGGAATTAAACAAATGAAAGTGTGATTTAAAGAAGCTGGAAACACACCTGAATTAAGAGCATTTAGAACTGCTGCAGTTAATGACTCCCCCACcacatgccaatatttttgataaaatattggcGACATGCCATCTGGTCCCAGAGCTTAATAGGGATGCATTTGGTGAATAGCAGCCCTCACCTCATCAGCAGAAGAAACCATGCACAACTGTTCATTCATCTGAGAGCTAACACGACCAGCTAAAGACTCCAAAAAATCCAACGATCCACTTGGAGAAGATGTAGTAAATAGAGAATTAAAATAGTCTAGAATAACCCTATCTCTCCCTTCCGAAACCTGCCAGATCCCATTGTCATCTTGAATTTTCAGTAATTTATTCTTCCTACGTCTCTGAGTAGCCTTCATATGGAAATACCGAGAGTTTTGATCCCCATCCTTCAGCCAAAAAGCCTTTGATCGTTGACGCCACATAGCTTCATCTCGCTCAAGCCATTTCTGCATCTCACTTCTGGCTAACTCATTCTCATCCTTACCCTTCCCCATAAATCCCTTCTCATGAACCTTAGCCAACTGCCGCCTAGCATTCTGAAGATTCTTTTGTACATGACCGAAGGACTGCCTATTCCACATTGACAACCTACGGCCACAAGTCTGGATCATAAGTTGCACATCCCTAAAGCTGGTCTGAGATGAACAATTGCTCCAACTCTCTCTAGTAATATTCTCACAACCTTCCTCGCCCACCCACATGGCTTCGAATTTAAAAGGTTTTTTGTATCTGGGAAATTCTTCAACACCCGTCAGCTCCACCCAAATAGGAACATGATCTGAATAGGCTACTACACCATGAGAAACACAAGCATTTGGGAATAAATGCAACCAAGCAGAATTAGCTAAACCTCGATCAAGGTGTTCACTAACACACTGGTTACCTGCCTGCCGATTACACCAAGTAAAGGGATATTCTTTGTAACCTaaatccctcaaaccacatccATCTACCACTTCCCTAAAAGACTGAATTTGCCGCTCAGGCCGTGGTCTacctccaaaattttcattgtgaGACAAAACTTCGTTAAAATCTCCCAATAACAGCCATGGGCTACTATTGACACGACACAAGCCTTTTATTAAATCCCAAGTCTGACCCCTCTGAGATGCATTTGGGTTACCGTAAATACCAGTAAAAAACCAAGCCATCGACCCACCCGATTTAACAACAGCATCAATATGCGAATTAGAGTAATTTATAATAGAGAGATCAACATCATTCCCCCATAATAGAGCCAAACCCCCCTTCCGACCACAACATCCAATCGGCAAACAATTACCAAAACCAAGTTTGAACTTACAGAGATTAAACTCACAAACAGAGAGCCGCGTCTCCTGTAAGAACAATACATCAGGAGCTTCCCTTTTGACCAAGTCACAAAGGGTTCGAATGccccgtgggttcccaagcccacgagCATTCCAACTCATTATTTTCATGGTTCCCGGCGGCGCTGGACACCAGCCACCGCCGATATAACTGTTGAATCATCTGCTTCCTCACTCGCAGTAGGCAAAGCCAGAGAACGTTTCTTAGAAAAGCCACCATCGGAAAGCACTAGACTCTCCTTCTCCGCATAAGATTTCAGCTTTTGCCCAACCCCTTGAGGAGTAGAGGCCTTCTGGCTAGAACTCGGCGTTTTACTTATTATCGACACTCGTTTCCAACATTTAGAATGAACCCCATCAGGCCTTAATAGACACTGAGACTCACACGACAAAGAGCCCTCTTGATCAGCAACTAGCCCCTTTTCGGAACTACAAGCCATAGAAACCACAATCCCAGTCGATGAATGAGAATCCAATGGGCCTTCCAAGTCCACGGGCCCATTAACTAACTGAGGAGCTAAAACCGTCGGTTTTTCACACTCCACGACTTTGCTGTTAAGATTCCCTGAAGATTGATATTCCCCACAATCGAAATGGTTATAAATCTGCTCCGAACTTGTCGCCCCAACAAACTCCTTCTGATGCCCCTTCTTCAAAGTATCCATAATATCAAAATCCGTAACTGCCGGATCGTGATTTACTCTAACACTTCCTAAAGGAACGTCCCTGGAAACCCCTGCAGGAGCGCCACCACTAGGCACT belongs to Juglans regia cultivar Chandler chromosome 8, Walnut 2.0, whole genome shotgun sequence and includes:
- the LOC108997753 gene encoding uncharacterized protein LOC108997753; the protein is MVHEQVLVSPKTVADNALGLIMNYVQLHLKSQVQAKHHFHWTAPLPGLLKLNVDGAMFGELCKSGVGCILRDDKGKVLMAALKAESEVEEPEAVELIVVLRGLQLCVSMGISRIQVESDCLLVVEALEHNNMAGSLLGLLYQDIKSISSCFVECSFVYVPREGNRAAHGLAIC